The Danio aesculapii chromosome 8, fDanAes4.1, whole genome shotgun sequence genome window below encodes:
- the tmem127 gene encoding transmembrane protein 127 gives MYAPPGNAVPANRRRRGGTALPKQPERSLASALPGALSITALCTALAEPAWLRVHGGTCPRQELGVADVLGYIDDKLIDEFCINSQSILLLRVIAAFCFLGILCSLTAFLLDVFGPKHPALKITRRYAFAHILTVLQCATVIGFCYWASELILSLQQQHKKYHGSLIYVTFAISFYLVAGAGGASILATAANLLRHYPTEEEEQALELLSEMEESSETYPADYDIANQFQPPPAYTP, from the exons ATGTACGCACCCCCTGGAAATGCAGTTCCTGCTAACCGGAGGAGGAGAGGTGGCACAGCTCTGCCCAAACAGCCAGAGAGGAGTCTGGCATCTGCTCTGCCCGGGGCCCTCTCCATCACAGCCCTCTGTACGGCCCTGGCAGAACCGGCCTGGCTCCGCGTCCATGGAGGAACCTGCCCTAGACAGGAGCTCGGTGTCGCAGACGTCCTGGGATATATAGATGACAAACTCATAGATG AATTCTGCATTAACTCTCAGTCCATCCTGCTCCTGCGGGTCATTGCTGCTTTCTGTTTCTTGGGCATTCTGTGCAGCCTGACGGCATTTCTGCTGGATGTATTTGGACCCAAACACCCAGCCCTCAAGATCACACGCAGATACGCTTTCGCTCACATTCTCACAG TGCTCCAGTGTGCAACAGTGATCGGCTTCTGCTACTGGGCTTCAGAACTGATTCTGTCTCTCCAGCAGCAGCACAAGAAGTACCACGGCTCGCTCATCTACGTCACTTTCGCCATCAGCTTCTATCTGGTGGCCGGCGCAGGTGGAGCCTCTATTTTAGCCACGGCGGCCAACCTGCTTCGCCATTACCCTacagaggaggaggagcaggCCCTGGAGCTGCTCTCAGAGATGGAGGAGAGCAGCGAAACGTACCCCGCCGACTACGACATTGCCAATCAATTCCAGCCTCCTCCGGCTTACACACCCTGA